One stretch of Tepiditoga spiralis DNA includes these proteins:
- a CDS encoding radical SAM/SPASM domain-containing protein, whose protein sequence is MKKYKLSMFNITKEIENDLLIFNSLNRGIVLIENRFINDFNNIKLTGTTDNIELLNGLIKQEMVIENSINEINRIKALDKLERYSTDNLSLVIATTFSCNFDCWYCYEKGLNNSFMTENIQNSISDFILSKSKTLNKIKIDWYGGEPLLNIKAIEQISENILSNISKDITFEASIISNGYLLNKEVAKKLAKYHVKKAQITLDGTKKIHDKNRPHINGKGSFDKIIQNIKEINDIINVIVRVNLDKNNVNYFDNLLDYLEEEGLKDKIFIYFSIIKDPNPINEQLCYKTTEVSDLEINLMRKIMKRKFKLATSLLEGNGYCTGMNNNFYIIDPAGDLYKCPMQIGKKEDSIGNIIKGIDFDKNAKWLAYDYFLDSKCKECNLLPLCRGGCPSEKMKNNSNDCFTFKYNIKERLNLFFESLS, encoded by the coding sequence ATGAAAAAATATAAATTATCTATGTTTAATATTACAAAAGAAATTGAAAATGATTTATTAATATTTAATTCATTGAATAGAGGTATAGTTTTAATAGAAAATAGATTTATTAATGATTTTAATAATATAAAACTAACTGGAACTACAGATAATATTGAATTACTAAATGGATTAATTAAACAAGAGATGGTCATTGAAAATTCTATTAATGAAATTAATAGAATAAAGGCTCTCGATAAATTAGAAAGATATTCTACAGATAATTTATCTTTAGTAATAGCAACTACTTTTTCATGTAACTTTGATTGTTGGTATTGTTATGAAAAAGGATTAAATAATTCATTTATGACTGAAAATATTCAAAATTCTATTTCTGATTTTATATTATCTAAATCAAAAACATTGAATAAAATAAAAATTGATTGGTATGGTGGAGAACCATTATTAAATATAAAAGCTATTGAACAAATTTCTGAAAATATATTATCTAATATATCTAAAGATATAACCTTTGAAGCCTCCATTATTTCTAATGGGTATTTATTAAATAAAGAAGTAGCAAAAAAATTAGCTAAGTATCATGTTAAAAAAGCACAAATAACATTAGATGGAACTAAGAAAATTCATGATAAAAATAGACCGCATATAAATGGAAAAGGTAGTTTTGATAAAATAATTCAAAATATTAAAGAAATAAATGATATTATTAATGTTATTGTTAGAGTTAATTTAGATAAAAATAATGTTAATTATTTTGATAACCTTCTAGATTATTTAGAAGAAGAAGGTTTAAAAGATAAGATATTCATATATTTTAGTATTATTAAAGATCCAAACCCTATTAATGAACAATTGTGTTATAAAACAACAGAAGTTTCTGATTTAGAGATTAATTTGATGAGAAAGATTATGAAAAGAAAGTTTAAATTAGCAACATCTTTATTAGAAGGAAATGGATACTGTACTGGAATGAATAATAATTTTTATATTATAGATCCTGCTGGAGATTTATATAAATGTCCAATGCAAATAGGAAAAAAAGAAGATTCTATTGGTAATATAATAAAAGGTATTGATTTTGATAAAAATGCTAAATGGTTAGCGTATGATTATTTTTTAGATAGTAAATGTAAAGAATGTAACTTATTACCCCTTTGCCGAGGAGGATGCCCTTCTGAAAAAATGAAAAACAATTCTAATGATTGTTTTACTTTTAAATATAATATTAAAGAAAGACTTAATCTGTTTTTTGAAAGTTTAAGTTGA
- a CDS encoding ATP-binding protein, with protein MKKLPIGVQDYKKIKEGNYTYIDKTKYILDLISSEAPIFLSRPRRFGKSLTVSTLYYLFKGKKDLFKGTYIYDKWEFKEYPVIKIDMSDNTLTTYEEFIKSLYNKINELYKEESLKPTTDDLPTMFGNLIKKLSQKYEERTVILVDEYESPILEHMNNKEEAEKVRRFLREFYKKIKSKDEYIKFVFMTGITKFTKTGVFSALNNLNDISLNKKYAQMLGYTQEELESNFKEHIKETAVEMKMEEKELLKNLKMYYNGFSFDGESSVYNPFSILRFFNERKFQNYWFESGSPSFLYEYIKGKKIRYEDLVKYPVSELDFSTREIEEANASIFFTQAGYLTFKGIKRLGLREKYILDYPNIEVKNSFSKIILEANYGIREIEQIETTIYERIYEKDIEGIIKEIKRIISAIPYNLHKKEESYYHSLIYTILASAGLNVTAEELTNLGRSDIVIEEDTIYIMEIKIDKSAEKALNQIKEMKYYEKYKGKEIYIIGININSEKRNIDEYKIEKI; from the coding sequence ATGAAAAAGCTACCAATAGGAGTACAAGACTATAAAAAAATAAAAGAAGGAAATTATACATATATAGATAAAACAAAGTATATATTAGATTTAATAAGTTCAGAAGCACCAATCTTTTTATCACGCCCAAGAAGATTTGGTAAGAGTTTAACAGTATCAACACTGTACTATCTATTTAAAGGAAAGAAAGATTTATTTAAAGGAACATACATATATGATAAATGGGAGTTTAAAGAGTATCCAGTAATAAAAATAGATATGTCAGATAATACATTAACAACATATGAAGAATTTATAAAATCATTGTATAATAAAATAAACGAATTATATAAAGAAGAAAGTTTGAAACCAACAACAGATGATTTACCAACAATGTTTGGAAATTTAATAAAGAAATTAAGCCAAAAGTATGAAGAAAGAACGGTAATACTAGTAGATGAATATGAATCACCAATATTAGAACATATGAATAACAAAGAAGAAGCAGAAAAAGTAAGAAGATTTTTAAGAGAGTTCTATAAAAAAATAAAATCAAAAGATGAATACATAAAGTTTGTATTCATGACAGGAATAACAAAGTTCACAAAAACAGGAGTATTTTCTGCATTGAACAACTTAAATGATATATCGTTGAATAAAAAATATGCACAGATGTTGGGATACACACAAGAAGAGTTAGAAAGTAACTTTAAAGAGCATATAAAAGAAACAGCGGTTGAGATGAAGATGGAAGAAAAAGAGTTATTAAAAAACTTAAAGATGTACTACAATGGATTTTCATTTGATGGAGAAAGTTCTGTATACAATCCATTTTCAATATTAAGGTTTTTTAATGAAAGAAAGTTTCAAAACTATTGGTTTGAAAGTGGATCACCATCATTTTTGTACGAATACATAAAAGGGAAGAAGATAAGATATGAAGACTTAGTGAAGTATCCAGTGAGCGAACTCGATTTTTCAACCCGAGAAATAGAAGAAGCAAATGCAAGTATATTCTTTACACAAGCAGGATACTTGACCTTTAAAGGAATAAAAAGATTAGGATTGAGGGAAAAGTACATATTAGACTATCCAAATATAGAAGTAAAGAACAGCTTTTCAAAGATAATATTAGAAGCAAACTATGGAATAAGAGAAATAGAACAAATAGAAACCACAATATATGAAAGAATATATGAAAAAGACATAGAAGGAATAATAAAAGAAATAAAAAGAATAATAAGTGCAATACCATACAACTTGCATAAAAAAGAAGAAAGTTACTATCATTCATTGATATACACAATACTTGCATCAGCGGGACTGAACGTAACAGCAGAAGAATTAACGAACTTAGGAAGAAGCGATATAGTAATAGAGGAAGACACTATATACATAATGGAAATAAAGATAGACAAAAGTGCAGAAAAAGCCTTAAATCAAATAAAAGAAATGAAGTACTATGAAAAGTACAAAGGGAAAGAAATTTATATAATAGGAATAAACATAAACTCAGAAAAAAGAAACATAGACGAATACAAAATAGAAAAAATATAA
- a CDS encoding MFS transporter yields the protein MSDKKNFLLYTVGRFISLFGDGMQSAIVSLFILSLTGSVKKMGLFFLYLSVINIIFLPISGVISDKFNRKKLMVILDILNGSIFLILGFLISKNNINIYTYTAFATLLGIFGNIYSVSTSAMLPNIVSKDYLLKATSSMVTLFSINVIISPAIGGFLYATIGIKYIFLFNGISFIASAIIEMFIKYKHLNAQKKLKIKNIFNDYFEGLKYVNNNKSIRYYVFLVTTFIILLRPLFTIVYPILIKDTLKMDLKYFGLVSSLLAVGTLTGSIIVKKIKNSNSVKNSILIQTLSFFVLAFLTSFNVSKYNFIIFPIVCIVTSIFGFAIVLRNIPINVFIQKNTENEFLGRVFSVRNLLQKILTTGSILLYSIVFDKINISYGLLIFGTINLLFFLIFNILGNVKNIQIQSEEA from the coding sequence ATGAGCGACAAAAAAAACTTTTTACTTTATACAGTTGGAAGATTTATATCTCTTTTTGGAGATGGAATGCAATCTGCCATAGTTTCATTATTTATTTTATCTTTAACTGGTTCCGTAAAAAAGATGGGATTATTCTTTTTATACCTATCCGTAATAAATATTATTTTTCTTCCAATATCCGGAGTAATTAGTGATAAGTTTAATAGAAAAAAACTAATGGTTATTTTGGATATTTTAAATGGTTCTATATTTTTAATTCTTGGATTTTTAATTTCAAAAAATAATATAAATATATATACTTATACAGCTTTTGCAACATTATTAGGAATATTTGGGAATATATATAGTGTGTCAACATCTGCTATGCTTCCTAATATAGTAAGTAAAGATTATTTATTAAAAGCAACATCTTCAATGGTTACCTTATTCAGTATAAATGTAATTATTTCTCCAGCAATTGGAGGTTTTTTATATGCAACAATAGGGATTAAATACATATTTTTATTCAATGGAATATCCTTTATAGCTTCTGCTATAATAGAAATGTTTATAAAATATAAACACTTAAATGCACAAAAGAAATTAAAAATAAAAAATATTTTTAATGATTATTTTGAAGGATTAAAGTATGTGAATAATAATAAATCTATTAGATATTATGTGTTTTTAGTTACTACTTTTATTATATTATTAAGACCATTATTTACTATAGTTTATCCTATATTAATTAAAGATACTTTAAAAATGGATTTAAAATATTTTGGGTTGGTATCTTCTTTGTTAGCTGTTGGAACCTTAACAGGTAGTATTATAGTAAAAAAAATAAAAAACTCAAATTCAGTAAAAAACAGTATATTAATTCAAACTTTATCTTTTTTTGTATTAGCATTTTTAACATCATTTAATGTATCAAAGTATAATTTTATTATTTTTCCAATAGTTTGTATTGTTACTTCAATATTTGGTTTTGCTATTGTTTTAAGAAATATTCCAATAAATGTATTTATTCAAAAAAATACAGAAAATGAATTTTTAGGAAGAGTCTTTTCAGTAAGAAATTTATTACAAAAAATTTTAACTACAGGTAGTATTTTACTTTATTCAATAGTTTTTGATAAAATAAATATAAGTTATGGATTACTAATTTTCGGTACAATCAATCTCTTATTTTTCTTAATTTTTAATATATTAGGAAATGTAAAGAATATACAAATCCAAAGTGAAGAAGCTTAA
- a CDS encoding IS110 family transposase translates to MNYTQNEKIKQVDEKTLVVGVDIAKETHYARTFDNRGIEYGKVIKFKSNRDGFEAFKKQIKEIAEITGREKIIIGIEPTGHYWYTLANYVNKRGMKLVQVNPYHVKRAKELDDNTPSKSDRKDPKTIAMLVKDGRYAIPYMPEGIYAEIRKAYDIRETINKKLLVVKNRIQRWVAIYFPEYKTVFKGIYGKASIITLEELSIPIEIIKLSAEEIVEIWQKEIKRAVGIKRAKSLIEAAKETTGLTNGLEMAKYEIKKLIQEYKMLEEEKAELEEKLKRKVYKISGVEKALSIKGIGIITISGFIAEVGEIKRFDHAKQIIKLAGLNLRENSSGKHKGETKISKRGRKRLRSLLFKSILPLVAQNKEFKLLHRYYTTRKTNPLKKKQSLVALMGKLIRIIYTLMTKKKEYDPEKLLKDIKGPKRQSFLAA, encoded by the coding sequence ATGAATTATACACAAAATGAAAAAATAAAGCAAGTGGATGAAAAAACATTAGTAGTAGGAGTAGACATAGCAAAAGAAACGCATTATGCAAGGACATTTGACAATAGAGGGATAGAATACGGAAAAGTAATAAAGTTCAAATCAAATAGAGACGGATTTGAAGCGTTTAAAAAACAAATAAAAGAAATAGCCGAAATAACAGGAAGAGAGAAAATAATAATAGGGATAGAACCAACAGGACACTACTGGTATACCCTAGCGAATTATGTAAATAAAAGAGGAATGAAATTAGTACAAGTAAACCCATACCATGTAAAAAGAGCAAAGGAACTGGATGATAATACGCCAAGTAAAAGCGACCGAAAGGATCCAAAAACAATAGCAATGTTAGTGAAAGATGGAAGATATGCGATACCATATATGCCAGAAGGAATATATGCAGAGATAAGAAAAGCATATGATATAAGAGAAACAATAAACAAAAAACTATTAGTAGTAAAAAACAGGATACAAAGATGGGTGGCAATATATTTTCCAGAATATAAAACAGTATTTAAAGGAATATATGGAAAAGCATCAATAATAACGCTGGAAGAACTTAGTATACCGATAGAAATAATAAAATTAAGCGCTGAAGAAATAGTAGAAATATGGCAAAAAGAAATAAAAAGAGCGGTAGGGATAAAAAGAGCAAAAAGTTTAATAGAAGCAGCAAAAGAAACAACTGGATTAACCAATGGACTTGAAATGGCAAAGTATGAGATAAAAAAGCTAATACAAGAATATAAAATGTTAGAAGAAGAAAAAGCAGAGCTAGAAGAAAAACTAAAAAGAAAAGTATACAAAATATCTGGAGTAGAAAAAGCTTTAAGTATAAAAGGTATAGGAATAATAACAATATCTGGATTCATAGCAGAAGTAGGAGAAATAAAAAGATTTGACCATGCAAAACAAATAATAAAATTAGCAGGACTGAATCTAAGAGAAAATAGTTCAGGAAAACACAAAGGAGAAACAAAGATAAGCAAAAGAGGAAGAAAAAGGCTCAGAAGTCTTTTATTTAAAAGCATTCTACCATTAGTAGCACAGAACAAGGAATTTAAGTTATTGCATAGATATTATACAACGAGAAAAACAAATCCATTGAAAAAGAAACAATCATTAGTAGCGTTAATGGGAAAGTTAATAAGAATAATATACACATTAATGACGAAAAAAAAGGAGTACGATCCAGAGAAATTATTAAAGGATATAAAAGGACCTAAAAGACAAAGTTTCTTAGCAGCCTAA